In Papio anubis isolate 15944 chromosome 20, Panubis1.0, whole genome shotgun sequence, the genomic window ttactgcaacttccgcctcccgggttcaagcgattctcctgccacagcctctgagtagctaggactacagtcgcccgccacgccctgctaagttttgtgttttcagtagagacggggtttcaccatgttggccaggctggtctcgaactcctgacctcaggtgatccacccgcctcagtctcccaaagtgctggcattacaggcgtgagccactgcacctggctacattttttgtttgttttgttttgagacagggtcttgctctgttgcccaggctggagaggagaggtacaatcatggctcactgcagcttcatcttccccagctcaggtgatccttccaccttagcctccctagcagctgggatcacaggcatgtgccaccacgcccagctaattgttttattttttgtagagacggggtttcaccatgttgcccaggctggtctcaaactcttgggcccaagcaatcctcctgcctcggcctcccaaagtgctgggattataggcatgaggcatcGTGCCCCACTTGCCCCCTCATCTTAGTTAAAACTTTCaggtttggctgggcatggtggctcacacctataatcccagcactttgggaggcagaggtggacagatcacaagatcaggagttcgagaccagcctggccaatatggtgaatccccgtctctattaaaaatgtaaaaattagctgggtgtggtggcaggtgcctgtagtctcagctactcaggaggctgaggcagaagaatcgcttgaacccgggaggcggaggttgcagtgagccgagatcatgagaTTACTGCACTccaccaaaaaaccccaaaaaaacccaactttGAGGTTCACTGGCCTCGTTCCTGTCATGTCCCCCAACATAGTTCCATGGACTCTTCTGTCTGGTTTCTTGGGGGATGGGGCATCAACAGCTTGTTTCTATGGAACCCACTGATTGATTGGCTTCTCTCACATTCACACTGTCTTCCTGGGAACCCCTCTCCCCACAGCTGTctcttccccaccctgccacctTCTCTCTATGAAATCCAttgtctgggccgggcgcggtggctcaagcctgtaatcccagcactttgggaggccgagacgggtggatcacgaggtcagcagatcgagaccatcctggctaacatggtgaaaccccgtctctactaaaaaataacaaaaaaactagccgggcgatgtggcggacgcctgtagtcccagctactcgggaggctgaggccggagaatggcgtgaacccgggaggcggagcttgcagtgagctgagatccggccactgcactccagcccgggcgacagagcaagactccgtctcaaaaaaaaaaaaggaatctattGTCTGGTTTCTAGCATTTCCTGCCACCTTAGTTTTATGGTACCTTCCACCTGGGTGCTTTTGGGGAAGATTCAATTCACATCTTGCAACTAGGGGACTCACTGCCTAGCTTCTATTATGCCCCACCTCCATATTTCTCTGAGACCTACCACATGAGCGCTGTGTGACTCCACCCACCTCATTTCAGCAGGATCCTGTGTTGCCCCTGCCTGGCTCATCTGAGATCCTACCCCACCAAGCCTACCCCACCACAGTGTCCCAAGGTGTTACCAGGGATGGAGGTGCCCAGGGCCACGAAGACAACAGCATTGACAGAGTCCTTGAGGCCAACGGTGCAGCCGAAGTGGGAGGCGAGATCCCCAATGAGGGCGGTGAGCAGGCCGATGACCAGGATGGAGACGCCAAAGCAGGCCCAGCCGTGGCAGTACTCGGTGGGGGGCACGCAGGCAAAGAGCACCTTCCAGAACACCGTCAGGAAGTGCATCACGTAGTCAAAGCACGACGGCAGCCGCTCCTCCCGGGAcccgtcctcctcctcctcctcgtccccTGTGGGCACATGACCCAGCTGGGGCACACACTCAGACTTCTTTCCTTGCCTACAGAGGCCCTGTTTTGTCTAACTTCCTGACAGCAAGTCCCACTGAATGAACTGCTTTCCCAGAATCCCTTGCACCTAAATGTAGCCAAGTCAACTGCTAAAAACAGTTAGTTTCCCAGAATCCCTTGAAGCTAGGAGCATGAATGGGCCCAGgtgaaaaatatttactttcccAGAATCCCTTGGATCTCAATATGGCTAAGCTAAAAACAGTTACTTCCCCAGAATACCTTGGAGCTAGGAGCATGACAGAGTCCAGGTAAAAAAACATTTACTTTCCCAGAATCCCTTGCACCTAAGTGTGGCCATGTTAGTAGCTAAAAACAGTTACTTTCCCTGCATCCTTTGAAGCTAGGAGTGTGAATGGGCCCACgtgaaaaatatttactttcccAGAATCCCTTGCACCTAAGTGTCACCATGTCAGCAGCTAAAAACAGTTACTTTCCCTGCATCCTTGGAAGCTAGGAGTATGAATGGGCCCACATGAAAAAGATTTACTTTCCCAGAATCCCTGCACCTAAGTGTCACCATGTCAGCAGCTAAAAATAGTTACTTTCTCATAATCCCTTGAAGCTAGGAGTGTGAATGGGCCCAGGTGACAAATATTTACTTTCCCAGAATCCCATGCACCTAAATGTGGCCAAGTCAGCAGCTAAAACCCATTACTTTCCCAGAATCCCTTGAAGCTAGGAGCATGAATGGGCCCAGGTGAAAAATATTTACTTCCCCGGAACTGCTTGCAGCTAAATATGGCCAAGTCAACAGATAAAAACGGTTACTTTCCCACAATCCCTTGAAGCTAAAGGAGGCCACATCTGCCTAGCTAAAAAATATCCAGTTTCCCAGGACCCTTTGCTGCCAGGGACAGCCATACCTCTAGCTAAAATTATTCCTTTTCCCAGAAGCCTTCACAGTTACCGAAAGCCAGGCCACAGCTAGAAGTATTCACTTCCTCAGATTCACTGCAGCTAACCAGAGCCACAGTCTCCACTAAATGTACTCACTTTCCCAGAATTCCTTGCAGCTAGAGGGCTATATACGCAGCCAAAATTAATCACTTTCCTAGAATCCCTTGAGGCTAGCAGCAGCCATGGCCTCAGATAAAAATATGGTATTCACTTTCCCAGAATCCCTTGCAGCTGGCAGTTGCCATATCCCTGGCTAAATACTTGTTTTGCCAGAATTCCTCCCGTGAGTGACCATCTGACCTAGTCTGGCAATGAGATAGAAACAGAGAGTTTCTGGAAAGCCCTGGCTTTCCTGATATGGGCATTGGGTTACGGATGTGTTTTCTGAGCTTTGTAAAGGATGCCTCATGCTTAGAGCTGTATCACCTATTGTGACCTAATTTGACCAGGTTTGGACCtgcagtgccttttttttttttttttgagacaaaatctctctCCGTTACCCaagcagtagtgcgatctcagcttactgtaacctccacctcctgggttcaagtgattctcatgcctcagtctactgagtagctagaatcgcaggtgtgcaccaccctacctggctgatttttttgtatttttactagagacgggatttcgccatgttggccaggctggtcttgaactcctggcctcaagtgatctgccctcctagacctctcaaagtgttgggattacaggtgtgagccaccgtgcccagccgaccTGCAGTGGCTTCCGTAACCTGAAAGCCTTAATGCAGTGTTTTGTTTACCTCACCCTAAGCTGATTAGTATAAAGCAATGAATGAGAATCAATGACCACACTTGTGTGTGGCACGCATGTCATCTGGAAGGATGCTGAGAACGAACGTAGCTCCTGACCAGTCACTGCTGAGCGCATCCCTAACTGATGTAAGACACAGCTGAGGTCAGAGCAGGGAGGCCACCCTCTTTGGGAGTGAGGGGGCTATTATTGCAGAAGTTGGGGCTTCTGCCTGCCCTGCTCCAAATCCTTCCTTGGTTCTGTACTACCTTCAAATCCAGGCCCAAACGCCTAGGCTTGGTATTCTGTGGACTCTGGCTTCAGCTGACTTCCCCAGCTGCTCCCCTCTACAGGGAGGCTCCTGATTATGACTGTCACTCTGAAATCACCTCTCTGGTGTCCAACCCTGGATCCACTGTGTGATCCTGAATCAGTGTCCTCACCCCTCTGGGCTTCTGGGCGCCTATCTCTGATCAATGATTGGACCTGCTTCATGGGAAGCTTGTGATGACCGAATGAGTGCTGTCAATGGTGCCTCGGACACCTCCAGAGTTATTACTATTGTTTCGATTGTTATTACTGAAGGCCTTTTTTTGGTGCCTGGGGGAAATTCAAAGATGCTCCATGCCAAGTCCAGCCTGCAAGGAGCTTACAGTAGGAAGGGAGGTAAAGGAAGTACAAAAGCACCTCTGCATGCAAGATGCGACCCGACTCATCCCCTAAGGGAGCGAGGACTGcccttctccctcacccctcCAGCAGCTCTGTGCTCGCACAGCAAAGAACCAAAAGGCACGAGCTGGACAAAGCGCAAAGTGACCAAGCTCTGATCCAGACACTgtggatatgttaattaaaatgAGTTCACACAGGAAATAAATTTTCAACCATGTCTGGCACTCAAGACATGATAGggtcagccgggcacagtggctcacacctgtaatcccaacactttggaaggccgaggtgggcagatcacttgaggtcaggagttcaagaccagcctggccaacatggtgaaaccccatctctactgaaaatacaaaacttagccagacatggtggtgggtgtctgtaatcccagctactcaggaggctgaggcagaagaatcgcttgaacctaggaggcagaggttgcagtgagctgagattgcaccactgcactccagcctggacgacagactGAGACTACGTATctcaacaacaacgacaacaaaaaaaaaaaaaaaaaaaaaagagagagacatgaTAGGGTCACCATTGTCATCATCAggattattattactgttattgttaTGTTATTATTCTTCCTCCACCCCGGTCTAATCACCTGATCTAACCACCTGGTTTCTATAAACCCAGGGCCCAATGTATGCTGGGTCTCCGCGACCACCACCTCACACCTCGTTTCAGTTCCGCCTCATCCTCTATCTCAACTAAGTCCCCAGAGGAAATGTTCCAAAGCTCAAAGAGCCCTTTGCCATCTCCCCATTGTTTGTGGAATGAACCTCAAAGCAGCCTCTGCAGggcccaggttttttttttttttttttttttcggcgacagagttttgctcttgttgcccaggctggagtgcaatggcacaatcttggctcaccgcaacctccgcctcccgggttcaagcgattctcctgcttcagtctcctgagtagctgggattacaggcgcaggccaccatgtgcggctaattttgtatttttagtagagacagggtttcttcatgttggtcaggctggtctggaactcccgacctcaggtaatccgcccgcctcagcctcccaaagtgctaggattacaggtgtgagccaccgcgcccgccctcTCCTGCTAGTTTCTACAGCCTCTGCCCACACCCTATCCAGCCTCTCCACTTTCCTCCCACAAGCTCTCTCTAGCTCCAGGGCTTCCCCCATTCAAAACCCTCCATGGCTCCCCAGTGTGTTCAAAATGCCACCCAAGCTCCCTGCTGTGGCCCAGAAGGAACAGTGTGGAAATCTACCGATTTCCAGCCTTGTCCTGGTACCTCTTCCTCCTGCCCAACGCCAGGCACCCACCCAAAAAAATGTGCCATCTCGCACACTCCAGGGCTTCTGTGCTTGGCTGCCCCTCTGCCTGAAACACTCTCCctgtcttctccctcctcctggctGACATCTTTTCCCATTTGAAGACTCAGCTCAGAAGCCAccccctccaggaagccctcccagaCTTTCAGGCTGGATCAGGAACCGCATCACGGCTTTCCTCCGCGTCTCCCATCCCAGCCTTGCCTACTCTGGGTTGTCTCTCTCTTGTGACATGTCTATCTCCCTCACTGGACTGTAAGCTCCACGGGGACAGGGCCAGGAATGTCTCAGTCACTTCTGTGTCCCTGGCAATGTCTCACACAGGGTCGGGCCCAGAAGATCCCTTAGAAGTATGTCAGAAGAATGTGGCTTCAGGAGATGCCACTTCGTTTCTGCTGGGCAGTCTGGTGTTTCTAGGCCTGCTGTCTGGTATTTTTCCAGCCCCTAGGCCTGGTTTCTTTTGATTCCACTCGCCCAGTTTCTTTGCAACCACAATTCCATGTTTGCCTTCAGTCCCCAAGAGCTGGGGCCTTAACCCTGATGTTATGTAAGAGATTGAAGCCCTGAGCTCCGACCTCGGGCCTTTTCTGCACTCCCTGTGGGACTTCAGTCcactctctcctctgtctctgagcctcagtctccccaatcTGTATCACAAAGGGCCAGTGTTGGCTTCCAAGACCGTCTGTGGGTCCAAGTGTCGTAGTGTCTCTAGCCACAAGGGGGCAGTGTGGGCCTGtctgaggccaaggagggtggtgACCAGCACAGGTGGGAGAGAGCTGGGTGCCCTGGCCACTGTCTCCAGGGCAACAGAGGAACCCAGGCTCTCTCTGGGGTGACCACGCGATTTAACCTGTTCCCACCCTCCTGATGCCTGACGCTGTGAGAAAGCCCAGGCTGGGAACCCTCCCGGTTCCGCCAAGAGCCAAACATAAACCCTCCCAGCTTCCTCCCAGCAGCTCCAGCTGCCACCTCTCCTGTCTCTGCCGTTTCTGTGTCCCCGTCTACCTGCCTCTCCATCTCCCCAGCCCATTTCAGTTTCACCATTCATTCTGTCTCATGTCTTGTCCATGTCTCTGATTCTCcctgtgtatttctgtgtgtgtgtctctcctgtttgtatttttcttttagagacagggtcttgctctgttgcccaggctggagtgcaggggcacgatcacggctcattgcagcctcaaactcctggcctcaagtaatcctcccttctcagcctctcaaagcgctgggattccaggcgtgagccaccgtgcccaaacTGTTTCCTTATCTTTGTGCCTGTCTCTCCATTCATTTCTCCCCCTttccctgtgtctctgtctctccatccttctctcttctctctcctccctccccacttacCTGCGCTCACCGTAATTGCCTCTAAAAACTGCTCCCTCCATGAATGGGTCCCGATTACCAAGGCCAAGTTCGTTTTCTTGATGAGTTTATCCACCGTGTTCTGGGGACGAGAGGGTGGGGGAGAGGTCACTGCCCCTGAGCCAACCAGGGAATCTCCATGTGGGGTCCTGGGTCGGGGGCTCACAGCCTGTGCCCAGGGGTCCTCAACTTTCCACACCCCAGTTCTGAAGGCAAGCGAGGAAAAGGGAGGCATGTGCTGTCCGTGGTCCTGACGTGGGACCCTCGTTTGGCCCGCCCTTGGGAATCTTGTGGCTCCCCGCTTTCCAGACCCTCCCCAAGGAAATGACCCAGACCAGACTCCAGGAAGGTTAGGCCCCAGAAAATCACCTTAAAATCATACGACTCCTCAATGATGACCTCCAGCCGGCAGTTTTCCCCAAGAACTGGCTTGCCCATCTCTGCTATCCTCcgagcctcctcctcctcagctgtTAGCTTCCTGTCCCCATCCCCTGCAGCATGAGGGATGGGGGTTAGACTCCCGGGAGACCTACCTAACTGGGCCTGTGATGCCTTTACTACTTGTCCCCATAGTTAGAGAGAGCCTATCTGTTCTTCCTCTGGGAAGCTCCTTGGTgactcctcccagcctcccacctgACCACCGTCTCTTTCAGCCCCGAGGCCCAGCTCCCATGGGCTGGTCCATGACCTTTAGTTGGTGGGCTCTGGGGTTCGTATGGGTAGAGGCTGTGAGACCTTAGGCAATGCCtgagcctctctgtgccttagttttcatatctgtaaaatgggcacaataattagtacctacctcatgggaTGGTTGCGAGACTTAAATGAGTTAATTCGtgtgaagtgcttagaacagtgcctagcacgcAATCAATATTCGATACATGctgttatctttattattatcaCCAACATTATCATCATTGCCGCCACCCTGATAGGGGAGGCCAGGTCTCTACATCCAGTTTCTGGAAACATCCTAGAGTGTGGTTGAGGTGGTGAGGAAGGGGGAGGACACCGATTTTGGCACAAATCTTGGAACCAGACCCACCTACATCCTGGTCCTGAGCTCACTTCTCTCCCCAAAATATGCTGACCCCTGACTCCAAGCCCAGCAGCAGCCCAACCCTAATTCTGGTCCCTAACTTTGAGCTTGACTCTCACTGTGGCCCCAAATGGAAGCCTGTCATCAACACTGACTCCAAACCCCAACCCTCAGCCCTGGGTCTGACCTCAGTACAACCCTAGCCCTAAACCCTAATCCCGACTCTAACATTCACCATAACCTGGGGCATCAATAACCCCAAGCCAAATCCCAAACTCCATCTCCAGATCTAACTCCAGTCCTACACCTGACCCCAAACCTCAGTCCCAACTCCCAACTCTGACACCATCACTCATGAGGAGCTTGACCACGTGGCAGAGGCTGAAGTGTGTTCACTTGAGCCTgtttcctctccttcctgggcAAAGAgctgaactacatttcccagcctcccttgcagctgggCGTGGCCATGGCTTGAGTTACGGACACTAGAATGTGGGCAGAAGTGATGATCAGTCCCTCCAGGCTTAGCCCCGAAAACCTCCCATGTGAGTCTCCAAACTCCCTTGCCCTGTTCACCAGCAGCAAATTCAGGTAAAATGCCAAAGCTTCCTGGCACAGTGGAGTCACAAGATGAAATGGCCACATGGCAGAAGAAAGCCACCCACCAACTAGGAACACTCTCGTAAAACTTTGCctgagaggccgggtgcagtggcttatgcctgtaatctcagcactttgggaggccaaggcaggtggatcacctgaggccaggagttcgagaccagcctggccaacaatggtgaaaccctgtctctactaaaaatacaaaaaattagccaggtgtggtggcggatgcctgtaatcccagctactcgggaggctgaggcaggcgaatctcttgaactcggggggcggaggttgccatgagccaagatcgcgccattgcactctagcttgggcaacaagagcgaaactccatcccaaaacaaaaacaaaaacaaacaaacaaacaaaaaacaactttgcCTGAgcaagaaataacttttttctttcttttctacttccttccttccttccttctttccttccttccttcctcctttcctcccttcctctctctcttcctctctctttctctctctttcttacttttctgagatggagtctcactctgtcacccaggctggagtgcagtgggcacgatctcggctcactgcaacctccacattccaggatcaagtgattctcctgcctcaggctcccgagtaactgggattacaggcgcatgcaccaccacgcccggctaatttttgtatttttagtagagacggggtttcgccatgttggttaggctggtcatgaactcctgacctcaagtgatctgcccgcctgggcctctcaaagtgctgggattacaggcatgaggcactgtgcccagtcaagaaataacttttattgtGTGAAGCCCCAGGGATTTGTGGAtcagtttgttatagcagcttatATTGCTTCCTCCAACAAATACAATCTTTAGTCTAaccctaatctttttttttttttttttttttttgagacggagtctcgctgtgctcccaggctggagtgcagtggcctgatctcggctcactgcaagctccgcctcccgggttcacgccattctcccgcctcagcctcccaagtagctgagactacaggcgcccgccaccacgcccggctagttttttgtattttcagtagagacggggtttcaccgtgttagccaggatggtctcgatctcctgacctcgtgatccacccgcctcggcctcccaaagtgctgggattacaggcttgagccaccgcgcccggccatagtcTAACCCTAATCTTAACCTCAGATCCCAATTCTAATCTTGACTCCAAAACGACTTTTCCATCTCCAAGCTACTGACCCTAGCCCCAACTCTTAGTCCAATCTCTGACCTTGGCCCCAATTTTAACCTAAATTCCTCAAATTCTATTACTCACCTCAAAGTCCAACTTTAGCTTTGACCTAGATCTGACTCCAATTTTAATCTTATCCCACCAGAAACCCAGGAAGCAACCTCCACTGTGACTCTTATCTTAATATGGTCTTAACACCGATCTCCAGTCCAAATGCCACCCCACCCCTAATCAACCCCAAACTGGATCCTCTCTGACCCCACTCTCACAAACCCAGATCCGATTGGATGACTTACGACCCTGACTATagacatagtcttttttttttttcttttgagatggagtcttgctttgtcgcccaggctggagtgcagtggtgcaatcttggctcactgtaacctctgcctcccgggttcaagcgattcttgtgcctcagcctcccaactagctgggattccagacgcCTGTCATCACattcagctagttttttttttttttttttaaggcagagtttcgcttttgttccccagcctggagtgcaatggcacgatctcggctcaccgcaacctccacctcccgggttcaagcgattctcctgcctcagcctcctgagtagctgggattacaggagtgcatcatcaggcccggctaattttgtatttttagtagagatggggtttcaccatgttggtcaggctgctcgctaactcctgacctcgggtgatccaccctcctcagtttcccaaagtgctgggattacaggcatgagccaccgcacccggcctcacccaggtaatttttgtatctttacaaGAGAtggcggtttcaccatgttacagACATAATCTTGACCTCCAAAatgctcactgtaatctcaaactcacACAGGCACCACCAACTCTCAGGCCAGCCCCCATCGTCCCCCAGCCCTCAATCTGCCTTTATCTCACCTCCAATCTGCCTCAAACCCAACCTGGAAGGGTAACTTTGGGGCTGGGACCCTCCCCCAGGCCCTCTTCCAGTGGCTCCTCCCCACTCAGAGCCCAGAGGTGACTTCACTCACCTTGATTGAGTAGCAGAGCTggggagaaacagagacaggCAGACAGTGAGATCAGTTCCCCACGAAGCTCAGGTCCACGAGCTTTAAGGAGTGCCTGCAATTGAGCCCCTGAAAGTCCCCCAACCCTGGACCCCTTAATTCTCCCACAGCCCACTGGCCACCTCTCACCTGAAATCCCTCGTTTAAGCCACTGGGGCTGGCCCAGCTCAATGAAGAAATTATCCTTTTTCTCATATTCCTCGTCATCAACTATCTTCACCTGAAGAGTTTTCCTGTGAGGGGGGCAAAGGGGAGGCAGAACACCCAGCATAAGGCTCCCAGAATCAC contains:
- the SLC8A2 gene encoding sodium/calcium exchanger 2 isoform X3; translated protein: MCAGPDGVVTEMKRRGPEGRLDRKTLQVKIVDDEEYEKKDNFFIELGQPQWLKRGISALLLNQGDGDRKLTAEEEEARRIAEMGKPVLGENCRLEVIIEESYDFKNTVDKLIKKTNLALVIGTHSWREQFLEAITVSAGDEEEEEDGSREERLPSCFDYVMHFLTVFWKVLFACVPPTEYCHGWACFGVSILVIGLLTALIGDLASHFGCTVGLKDSVNAVVFVALGTSIPDTFASKVAALQDQCADASIGNVTGSNAVNVFLGLGVAWSVAAVYWAVQGRPFEVRTGTLAFSVTLFTVFAFVGIAVLLYRRRPHIGGELGGPRGPKLATTALFLGLWLLYILFASLEAYCHIRGF